From the Puniceicoccus vermicola genome, one window contains:
- a CDS encoding DUF4194 domain-containing protein → MNEPVYSIRHVIVQLVRGPIYQEDSLLWARLLMDRGEVESHFHRMGLELVLEEEAGYAFLRNESSDETEDEGDAAVIEGEAPLPRLMRRNPLSFLPTVLLLELRERLLRHDQSVDGTDHLYLEFKEIVEFMRSYCGETGNEKKVENKISAAVKRLTDLSLLRQIPNRSEVIYRVEPILRAKLPIDQIEAVRDRLKGQLGSEENTDDEDEESEAGE, encoded by the coding sequence ATGAACGAGCCTGTTTACTCCATTCGTCATGTGATCGTTCAGCTGGTGCGCGGCCCCATCTATCAAGAAGACAGCTTGCTTTGGGCCCGCTTACTGATGGATAGGGGCGAGGTCGAATCGCACTTTCATCGGATGGGGCTAGAACTCGTTCTGGAGGAAGAGGCGGGCTATGCGTTTCTGAGAAACGAATCCAGTGATGAAACGGAAGATGAGGGAGATGCCGCGGTCATAGAAGGCGAAGCGCCCTTGCCGCGTCTGATGCGGCGTAACCCACTATCTTTCCTCCCGACCGTTCTGCTTTTGGAGTTGCGTGAGCGCTTGCTACGTCACGATCAGTCCGTCGATGGCACAGATCATCTCTATCTGGAGTTCAAAGAGATTGTCGAGTTTATGAGGAGCTATTGCGGGGAAACCGGGAATGAAAAAAAGGTAGAGAACAAAATCAGCGCGGCGGTGAAACGACTCACCGATCTTTCATTGCTACGCCAGATCCCGAACCGGAGCGAAGTCATTTACCGAGTTGAACCCATCCTCCGCGCCAAATTGCCCATCGATCAAATTGAAGCGGTTCGAGATCGATTAAAGGGTCAGCTTGGGAGCGAGGAGAATACAGACGACGAAGATGAAGAAAGTGAGGCTGGTGAATGA